In a genomic window of Rhododendron vialii isolate Sample 1 chromosome 12a, ASM3025357v1:
- the LOC131310935 gene encoding malate synthase, glyoxysomal has translation MGLGINGYTSPAARKIAGGYDLPEGVDIRGRNDEEFAKILTKDALLFVAELQREFRNHIKYAMECRKEAKMRYNRGGLPGFDPATRYVREGEWTCAAVPPAVADRRVEITGPVERKMIINALNSGAKVFMADFEDALSPSWENLMRGQVNLKDAVDGTISFHDQARNRVYKLNDQTAKLFVRPRGWHLPEAHIFIDGEPATGCLVDFGLYFYHNYAAFRRTQGGGFGPFFYLPKMEHSREARIWNNVFEKAERMAGIERGSIRATVLIETLPAVFQMDEILYELRDHSVGLNCGRWDYIFSYVKTFQAHPDRLLPDRVQVGMSQHFMRRYSDLLIRTCHRRGVHAMGGMAAQIPIRDDPGANEAAMELVKKDKLREVRAGHDGTWSAHPGLIPPIMEVFNNNMGNSAHQIHTMKREDASTITEEDLLQIPRGVRTMEGLRLNTRVGIQYLAAWLTGTGSVPLYNLMEDAATAEISRVQNWQWLKYGVELDGDGFGVKVNLDLFGRVVEEEMARIEKEVGKEKFKKGMYKEASKIFTRQCTTPTLDDFLTLDAYNHIVIHRPRGSSRL, from the exons atggGTCTTGGCATCAACGGCTACACTTCACCGGCGGCGAGGAAGATCGCCGGAGGCTATGACCTTCCTGAGGGGGTTGACATTCGGGGCCGAAACGACGAAGAATTCGCCAAGATTCTAACCAAGGATGCTTTGCTGTTTGTTGCTGAATTACAGAGGGAGTTCAGGAACCATATCAAGTATGCAATGGAGTGCAGGAAAGAGGCTAAGATGAGGTATAACAGAGGGGGCTTGCCGGGGTTTGATCCCGCAACGAGGTACGTGAGGGAGGGGGAGTGGACTTGCGCGGCGGTCCCACCAGCGGTGGCTGACCGGAGGGTGGAGATTACAGGCCCGGTGGAACGGAAGATGATCATCAATGCGTTGAACTCTGGAGCTAAAGTTTTCATG GCTGACTTTGAAGATGCACTTTCACCAAGTTGGGAGAACCTTATGAGAGGTCAAGTAAACCTAAAGGATGCTGTAGATGGGACCATAAGCTTCCATGACCAGGCCAGAAACAGGGTCTACAAGCTCAATGATCAGACTGCAAAGCTTTTTGTCCGCCCGAGGGGTTGGCATTTGCCTGAGGCTCATATATTCATCGACGGTGAGCCGGCAACTGGTTGTCTTGTGGACTTTGGCCTCTATTTCTACCACAACTATGCAGCTTTCAGACGGACTCAGGGTGGAGGTTTCGGACCTTTCTTCTATCTCCCTAAGATGGAACACTCAAG GGAAGCAAGAATATGGAACAATGTCTTTGAGAAGGCAGAGAGAATGGCTGGAATAGAGAGGGGGAGCATCAGAGCCACTGTTCTGATCGAAACACTTCCAGCCGTCTTCCAGATGGATGAAATCCTATATGAGCTAAGGGATCACTCTGTTGGTTTGAACTGTGGTAGATGGGACTACATATTCAGCTACGTCAAGACTTTCCAGGCTCACCCTGACCGCCTTCTACCGGACAGAGTTCAAGTTGGCATGTCTCAACACTTCATGAGGAGGTACTCTGATCTCCTCATCAGGACTTGCCACAGGCGTGGTGTTCACGCCATGGGAGGCATG GCAGCTCAAATCCCAATTAGAGATGATCCAGGAGCAAACGAGGCGGCAATGGAACTGGTGAAAAAGGATAAGCTGAGAGAGGTAAGGGCAGGGCACGACGGAACTTGGTCAGCCCACCCCGGGCTAATTCCACCCATCATGGAAGTCTTCAACAACAACATGGGCAACTCTGCCCACCAAATCCACACAATGAAACGAGAAGATGCATCAACCATAACTGAAGAAGACCTCTTACAGATACCTAGGGGGGTCCGAACCATGGAAGGACTCCGGCTCAACACCCGAGTTGGGATCCAGTACTTGGCAGCGTGGCTCACCGGTACCGGGTCGGTCCCACTTTACAACCTCATGGAGGACGCAGCTACTGCTGAGATTAGCAGAGTTCAGAACTGGCAGTGGTTGAAATACGGAGTTGAGCTAGATGGAGACGGGTTTGGAGTGAAGGTGAACTTGGATCTATTTGGGAGAGTTGTTGAAGAAGAGATGGCTAGGATTGAAAAGGAAGTCGGGAAAGAGAAGTTCAAGAAAGGTATGTACAAGGAGGCTAGTAAGATCTTCACTCGGCAATGCACAACACCGACGCTGGATGATTTTCTGACCCTAGATGCCTACAACCATATCGTCATTCACCGTCCCAGGGGATCATCCAGGCTCTAA